The Longimicrobium sp. genome includes a region encoding these proteins:
- a CDS encoding class I SAM-dependent methyltransferase: MPQLYDEIGLGYAHYRRPDPRIGAAILGALGDAASLVNVGAGAGSYEPSDRAVIAVEPSLEMIRQRRAGSAPVVQGSATDLPFRDDAFDAALAILTAHHWPDRVRGLAELARVARRRVVVVTFDPTASNFWLVDDYFPAIGEIDRRNMPSVEELRAVLGEIDVRPLPVPHDCTDGFLGAYWRRPHAYLDDGVRGAISAFSMIGEVETGVSRLRDDLESGTWERRHGDLLRRTEVDLGYRLVIARP, translated from the coding sequence ATGCCGCAGCTCTACGACGAGATCGGCCTCGGGTACGCGCACTACCGGCGCCCGGACCCGCGGATCGGCGCGGCCATACTCGGCGCGCTCGGCGACGCGGCGAGCCTGGTGAACGTCGGCGCTGGCGCGGGATCGTATGAACCGTCTGATCGCGCCGTGATCGCCGTGGAACCGTCGCTGGAGATGATCCGGCAACGCCGGGCGGGGAGTGCGCCGGTGGTGCAGGGCAGCGCGACGGACCTGCCGTTCCGGGACGATGCGTTCGACGCGGCGCTCGCCATTCTGACGGCGCACCATTGGCCCGATCGAGTGCGCGGCCTTGCCGAACTGGCGCGGGTCGCCCGGAGACGGGTCGTCGTCGTCACCTTTGATCCGACGGCGTCGAATTTCTGGCTCGTGGACGACTACTTTCCCGCTATCGGGGAGATCGATCGCCGCAACATGCCGTCCGTCGAGGAGTTGCGAGCGGTGCTGGGGGAGATCGACGTGCGCCCGCTGCCCGTTCCGCACGACTGCACCGATGGCTTTCTCGGGGCATACTGGCGGCGGCCACACGCCTACCTGGACGATGGTGTCCGCGGGGCGATCTCCGCATTCTCGATGATCGGCGAGGTCGAAACCGGGGTGAGCCGCCTGCGCGATGATCTCGAGAGTGGCACGTGGGAGCGCCGGCACGGGGATCTCCTGCGGCGGACCGAGGTCGATCTCGGATACCGTCTCGTGATCGCGCGCCCATGA
- a CDS encoding tetratricopeptide repeat protein has translation MKIRTLTFALLVTGLSGCMPPPPPPPPPAPLPAPAAPPPSAEEVERAAEEQARRSWEQATTLGRQGRWRDAEALLRTAVQQRPSNPTYHLALSNALIQQSRESEAADALWAGIRAQEAVPSPNHRVLVVDYERLVELLTRVGRAAEAQQARARQAEHRRLRDAGQ, from the coding sequence ATGAAGATCCGAACTCTGACGTTCGCGCTGCTGGTGACCGGGCTCTCCGGGTGCATGCCGCCGCCTCCGCCCCCCCCTCCGCCGGCGCCCCTTCCGGCCCCGGCCGCCCCGCCCCCCAGCGCGGAGGAGGTGGAGCGCGCGGCGGAGGAGCAGGCCCGTCGCTCGTGGGAGCAGGCGACGACGCTGGGCCGGCAGGGCCGCTGGCGGGATGCGGAGGCGCTCCTGAGGACGGCGGTCCAGCAGCGCCCCTCGAATCCCACGTATCACCTGGCGCTCTCCAACGCCCTCATACAGCAGTCGCGCGAGAGCGAGGCCGCCGACGCGCTCTGGGCCGGCATCCGCGCGCAGGAAGCGGTGCCGAGCCCCAACCACCGCGTCCTGGTGGTGGACTACGAGCGCCTGGTGGAGCTCCTCACGCGCGTGGGCCGCGCCGCCGAGGCGCAGCAGGCCCGCGCCCGCCAGGCCGAGCACCGGCGGCTGCGGGATGCGGGGCAATGA
- a CDS encoding NYN domain-containing protein, whose protein sequence is MPFEPSHPTSPAPPTAASDAGAARPVRVTVYVDGFNLYHGLKEHSKARAYRWLDLHALSESLLLPGHRLEKVLYFTSLPPWSPQKIARHQVYIDALKSVGVTVVEGRFQKDTRTCFAICRLPFDVYVEKLTDVNIATRMIEDAVLDRTDWIYLVTGDADQAPAIRTLRTLVPQKVVRVIFPPRRHSAELQQVADEHLGPIGHRKLKPFLLPDAITLADGRTIHNPDGW, encoded by the coding sequence ATGCCGTTCGAGCCCTCCCACCCGACTTCACCCGCGCCGCCCACGGCTGCCTCGGACGCTGGCGCCGCGCGTCCGGTGCGTGTCACCGTCTACGTGGACGGGTTCAACCTGTACCACGGGCTTAAGGAGCACAGCAAGGCGCGCGCGTACCGATGGCTCGACCTGCACGCGCTGTCGGAATCGCTCCTCCTTCCTGGCCACCGCCTCGAGAAGGTGCTGTACTTCACGTCTCTGCCGCCGTGGAGCCCGCAGAAGATCGCACGTCACCAGGTGTATATCGACGCGCTGAAGAGCGTGGGGGTGACGGTGGTCGAAGGGCGCTTCCAAAAGGATACCCGGACTTGCTTCGCGATCTGCCGGTTGCCGTTCGACGTGTACGTCGAGAAGCTGACCGACGTGAACATCGCTACACGCATGATCGAGGATGCCGTGCTGGATCGGACGGACTGGATCTACCTCGTGACGGGCGATGCCGATCAGGCACCTGCGATCCGCACCCTTCGGACGCTGGTGCCACAGAAGGTCGTCCGGGTGATCTTCCCACCCCGCCGCCACTCGGCCGAGTTGCAGCAGGTGGCGGATGAACATCTCGGCCCTATAGGACACAGGAAGCTCAAGCCGTTTTTGCTGCCTGATGCGATCACCCTTGCCGACGGCCGCACGATCCATAACCCCGACGGCTGGTAG
- a CDS encoding Rrf2 family transcriptional regulator, translated as MISSRVAVAVHVLAYLAWRSDGPSTSERIAASVNTNPVVVRRIVGALRNAGMVSVQPGVGGGAVLARHPDEITLLEVYRAVEDGGELFSVHAQPPSRECNVGANIVEVLQGVFVRAHTAMEEVLAGVTVAQIGREVMGRARAAGCCGAPEKYEDAGRAAEAGAA; from the coding sequence ATGATCAGCAGCAGGGTGGCAGTGGCGGTGCACGTGCTGGCGTACCTGGCGTGGCGGAGCGACGGACCTTCGACATCCGAACGCATCGCGGCCAGCGTAAATACCAATCCCGTGGTGGTGCGGCGCATCGTGGGGGCGTTGCGCAACGCGGGGATGGTGTCCGTGCAGCCCGGTGTGGGCGGCGGCGCGGTGCTGGCCCGCCACCCCGACGAGATCACCCTGCTGGAGGTGTATCGGGCGGTGGAGGACGGGGGCGAGCTCTTCTCCGTGCACGCCCAGCCGCCGTCGCGCGAGTGCAACGTGGGGGCGAACATCGTCGAGGTGCTGCAGGGCGTGTTTGTCCGCGCACACACGGCGATGGAGGAGGTGCTGGCGGGGGTTACGGTCGCGCAGATCGGGCGCGAGGTGATGGGGAGGGCGCGCGCGGCGGGGTGCTGCGGCGCGCCTGAGAAGTACGAGGATGCGGGGCGCGCGGCGGAGGCCGGAGCCGCGTAG
- a CDS encoding carboxypeptidase-like regulatory domain-containing protein, whose translation MAWFSRVVRGSPVLLLMWMLLAAGQGAAQEPGRVVGRITDGAGNPVRGATLVLVSDADSSRSTATSGETGGFEFARVAAGTYTLRAERPGFATRTTRVTVEPGERETVIARLRPARTVPTAALRQP comes from the coding sequence ATGGCATGGTTCAGCCGGGTGGTACGAGGATCGCCGGTTTTGCTGCTGATGTGGATGCTGCTGGCGGCGGGTCAGGGCGCGGCGCAGGAGCCGGGAAGGGTGGTGGGACGCATCACGGACGGCGCGGGGAACCCCGTGCGAGGCGCGACGCTGGTGCTGGTGTCGGACGCGGACAGCTCGCGCAGCACGGCGACGTCGGGCGAGACGGGCGGGTTCGAGTTCGCGCGGGTGGCGGCGGGAACGTACACGCTGCGGGCCGAGCGCCCCGGCTTCGCCACGCGAACTACGCGGGTGACGGTGGAGCCCGGCGAGCGGGAGACGGTGATCGCGCGGCTGCGGCCGGCGCGCACGGTGCCGACGGCGGCGCTTCGGCAGCCGTAG
- a CDS encoding alkene reductase, producing the protein MNGTHERSLFDPVQVGPYELANRVVMAPMTRSRAGAGGVPSELAPAYYAQRATAGLIVTEGAQVSRQGAGYVSTPGIHTDEQVAGWRRVTEAVHAAGGRIFLQLWHVGRVSHPSLQPDGAQPVAPSAVGIEGTTFTADGPKPFVTPHALERDEIRGVVEQFENGARHAYRAGFDGVELHGANGYLIDQFLRDGANRRRDEYGGSVANRSRFLLEVTEAVTGVWGGDRVGVRISPVSAGNGMSDSDPLAIFAYAAYALNRFGLAYLHVTEPAVGAEPRITPTLRAIFRGALIANGGYGRETADAAIARGEADLVAFGIPFLANPDLPRRLREGAPLNAPDRATFYTGGERGYVDYPTLEAAAAR; encoded by the coding sequence ATGAACGGGACGCACGAGCGGAGCCTCTTCGACCCGGTCCAGGTGGGACCGTACGAGCTGGCGAACCGCGTGGTGATGGCGCCGATGACACGCAGCCGCGCCGGGGCGGGGGGCGTGCCCTCCGAGCTGGCGCCGGCCTACTACGCGCAGCGCGCCACGGCCGGGCTGATCGTGACCGAGGGGGCGCAGGTGTCGCGGCAGGGGGCCGGGTACGTGAGCACGCCCGGCATCCACACCGACGAGCAGGTTGCGGGATGGCGCCGCGTGACGGAGGCGGTGCACGCGGCGGGCGGGCGCATCTTCCTCCAGCTCTGGCACGTGGGGCGGGTGTCGCACCCGTCGCTGCAGCCGGACGGGGCCCAGCCGGTGGCGCCGTCTGCCGTGGGAATCGAGGGGACCACCTTCACGGCGGATGGGCCGAAGCCCTTCGTGACGCCGCACGCCCTGGAGCGCGACGAGATCCGCGGCGTGGTGGAGCAGTTCGAGAACGGCGCGCGGCACGCGTACCGGGCCGGCTTCGACGGCGTGGAGCTGCACGGCGCCAACGGCTACCTGATCGACCAGTTCCTCCGCGACGGCGCCAACCGCCGCCGCGACGAGTACGGCGGGAGCGTGGCGAACCGGTCGCGCTTCCTCCTGGAAGTCACCGAGGCGGTGACGGGGGTGTGGGGCGGCGACCGGGTGGGGGTGCGCATCTCGCCGGTGAGCGCCGGGAACGGGATGAGCGACAGCGATCCGCTTGCGATCTTTGCGTACGCCGCGTACGCCCTCAACCGCTTCGGGCTGGCGTACCTGCACGTCACCGAGCCGGCAGTTGGCGCCGAGCCGCGCATCACGCCCACGCTGCGGGCCATCTTCCGCGGGGCGCTGATCGCCAACGGCGGCTACGGGCGCGAGACGGCCGACGCGGCCATCGCCCGCGGCGAGGCGGACCTGGTGGCGTTCGGCATCCCCTTCCTCGCCAACCCGGACCTGCCGCGCCGCCTGCGCGAGGGGGCGCCGCTGAACGCGCCCGACCGCGCCACCTTTTACACTGGCGGCGAGCGCGGCTACGTGGACTACCCCACGCTGGAGGCGGCCGCCGCGCGCTGA
- a CDS encoding MFS transporter: MPDTVPAATGRRSEWVLLAVLTAVQFCHILDFVIIMPLGPQLMRSFGIGASKFALLVSAYTFSAAITGLFAASVMDRFDRKRMLLVLLAGFAVGTLLCGLAGSFALLMAARVAAGACGGVLAGVVFAIIGDQIPPERRGRATGVVMAGFSAASVLGLPLGLSVAERHGWQAPFVLLSALTTGVVLAGALALPPMRRHLSAPRGKSPMRDLWAVAREPSHLRAFGFTTALMFAAFTVVPFLSPYLTFNAGVPESRLDLIYLAGGLVTLFTGPAMGWLADRFGHARVFRITAVVSIVPIVAVTNLPPVGLPLVLTVTTMMMVLGSGRMISATALVTGVVLPARRGSFMSLNAAVQQGAAGLAAFVGGLMIGRAADGRMVGYARVGVLAIAANLLTLWLVRRLREVKPEPATVLEAGAPPLAAPLEAPRDAAAD; the protein is encoded by the coding sequence TTGCCCGATACAGTCCCCGCCGCCACAGGCCGGCGGAGCGAGTGGGTGCTGCTGGCGGTGCTGACCGCCGTCCAGTTCTGCCACATCCTCGATTTCGTGATCATTATGCCGCTGGGCCCGCAGCTCATGCGCTCCTTTGGCATCGGGGCGAGCAAGTTCGCGCTGCTCGTATCCGCGTACACCTTCAGCGCGGCGATCACGGGGCTGTTCGCGGCGTCGGTGATGGACCGCTTCGACCGCAAGCGGATGCTGCTGGTGCTGCTGGCGGGGTTCGCCGTGGGGACGCTGCTTTGCGGGCTGGCGGGGAGCTTCGCGCTGCTGATGGCGGCGCGGGTGGCGGCCGGGGCGTGCGGCGGGGTGCTGGCAGGCGTCGTCTTCGCCATCATTGGCGACCAGATTCCGCCCGAGCGGCGGGGGCGCGCCACCGGTGTGGTCATGGCGGGGTTCAGCGCCGCGTCGGTGCTCGGGCTGCCGCTGGGGCTTTCCGTGGCGGAGCGGCATGGGTGGCAGGCGCCCTTCGTGTTGCTGTCGGCGCTCACGACGGGGGTGGTGCTCGCCGGCGCACTGGCGCTCCCCCCCATGCGCAGGCACCTTTCCGCGCCGCGCGGCAAATCGCCGATGCGCGACCTGTGGGCGGTGGCTCGCGAGCCATCGCACCTGCGCGCCTTCGGGTTCACGACGGCGCTGATGTTCGCGGCGTTCACGGTGGTGCCCTTCCTCAGCCCGTACCTGACCTTCAACGCCGGGGTCCCGGAGTCGCGGCTGGACCTGATCTACCTGGCGGGCGGCCTGGTCACGCTCTTCACCGGGCCCGCCATGGGGTGGCTCGCCGACCGCTTCGGCCACGCGCGGGTGTTCAGGATCACGGCGGTGGTGAGCATCGTCCCCATCGTGGCCGTCACCAACCTGCCGCCCGTGGGACTGCCGCTGGTGCTCACCGTCACCACGATGATGATGGTGCTGGGCTCGGGGCGGATGATCTCGGCCACGGCGCTGGTGACGGGGGTGGTGCTGCCGGCGCGGCGGGGGAGCTTCATGAGCCTCAACGCCGCCGTGCAGCAGGGCGCCGCCGGGCTCGCCGCCTTCGTGGGCGGGCTGATGATCGGCCGCGCGGCGGACGGCCGGATGGTGGGCTACGCTCGGGTGGGCGTGCTGGCGATCGCCGCCAACCTGCTCACGCTGTGGCTGGTGCGGCGGCTGCGCGAGGTGAAGCCGGAGCCCGCCACGGTGCTGGAGGCCGGCGCGCCCCCGCTGGCCGCACCGCTGGAGGCGCCGCGCGACGCGGCCGCCGACTGA
- a CDS encoding ABC transporter ATP-binding protein encodes MSNGSDKKKKKVTAEAWAEARALVWQHRGKLSIGMVLMLISRVAGLVPAAASKFLIDDVIGKGRAQLLMPLAIGVAGATLIQALTSFSLSQVISVTAQRAINDMRRRVMNKVTRLPVSYFDSTQSGVLVTRIMTDAEGIRNLVGTGIIQLVGGIVTAVAALVWLFVLNWLLTAIILVILLVFGGAMARTFTKLRPVFRERNEINSRITGRLTETLGGIRVVKAYGTEKREQRVFARGVNKLFRNIAQSITAVSAVGSAATVVIGLVSVAMIVVGGRAILDGSMTLGDLFSYTILTGLLAAPVFQIASISTQISEAFAGLDRIREIMKMRTEDDEDEERGSIGRIHGDVELRDVWFEYNPGQPVLKGVTVDAPAGSTTALVGSSGSGKSTLVSLVMAFNRPSQGMLLVDGRDLNDIRLGDYRAQLGVVLQENFLFDGTVADNIRFSRPDATRDEIEEVARIANADEFIRGFPQGYDTVVGERGIKLSGGQRQRIAIARAILADPRILILDEATSALDSESEALIQEGLRRLRKGRTSFVIAHRLSTIRSADQILVLEAGEVVERGTHTELMALGGRYRDLHDRQYAWESDRFVNPGEDFTPEPELPKAKVRAAAAS; translated from the coding sequence TTGTCCAACGGCTCGGATAAGAAGAAGAAAAAGGTCACCGCCGAGGCGTGGGCCGAAGCGCGCGCGCTGGTCTGGCAGCACCGCGGAAAGCTAAGCATCGGGATGGTGCTGATGCTCATCTCGCGCGTGGCCGGGCTGGTGCCCGCGGCCGCATCCAAGTTCCTGATCGACGACGTGATCGGAAAAGGGCGCGCCCAGCTGCTGATGCCGCTCGCCATCGGCGTGGCCGGCGCGACGCTGATCCAGGCGCTGACCTCGTTCTCCCTTTCGCAGGTCATCAGCGTCACGGCGCAGCGTGCCATCAACGACATGCGGCGCCGCGTGATGAACAAGGTCACCCGCCTGCCGGTCAGCTACTTCGACTCCACGCAGTCCGGCGTGCTGGTGACGCGCATCATGACCGACGCGGAGGGGATCCGGAACCTGGTGGGCACCGGCATCATCCAGCTGGTGGGCGGCATCGTGACGGCGGTCGCGGCGCTGGTGTGGCTCTTCGTCCTCAACTGGCTGCTGACGGCCATCATCCTCGTCATCCTGCTGGTGTTCGGCGGGGCGATGGCTCGCACCTTTACGAAGCTGCGCCCCGTCTTCCGCGAGCGGAACGAGATCAATTCGCGCATCACGGGGCGCCTCACCGAGACGCTGGGCGGCATCCGCGTGGTGAAGGCGTACGGCACCGAGAAGCGCGAGCAGCGGGTGTTCGCGCGCGGCGTCAACAAGCTCTTCCGCAACATCGCGCAGAGCATCACCGCGGTGTCGGCGGTCGGCTCGGCGGCCACCGTGGTGATCGGGCTGGTGTCGGTGGCGATGATCGTGGTGGGCGGGCGCGCGATCCTCGACGGCAGCATGACTCTGGGCGACCTCTTCTCGTACACCATCCTCACGGGGCTGCTGGCGGCGCCCGTCTTTCAGATCGCCTCCATCAGCACGCAGATCAGCGAGGCGTTCGCGGGGCTGGACCGCATCCGCGAGATCATGAAGATGCGCACCGAGGACGACGAGGACGAGGAGCGCGGCTCCATCGGCCGAATCCATGGCGACGTCGAGCTGCGCGACGTCTGGTTCGAGTACAACCCCGGCCAGCCGGTGCTCAAGGGCGTCACGGTGGACGCCCCGGCCGGGAGCACGACGGCGCTGGTGGGCTCCAGCGGCTCGGGCAAGAGCACTCTGGTGAGCCTGGTGATGGCCTTCAACCGCCCCTCGCAGGGGATGCTGCTGGTGGACGGGCGCGACCTGAACGACATCCGCCTGGGCGACTACCGCGCGCAGCTGGGCGTGGTGCTGCAGGAGAACTTCCTCTTCGACGGCACGGTGGCGGACAACATCCGCTTCAGCCGCCCGGACGCGACGCGCGACGAGATCGAGGAGGTGGCGCGGATCGCCAACGCGGACGAGTTCATTCGCGGCTTTCCGCAGGGGTACGACACGGTCGTGGGCGAGCGGGGGATCAAGCTCTCCGGCGGGCAGCGGCAGCGGATCGCCATCGCGCGCGCCATCCTGGCCGACCCGCGCATCCTGATCCTGGACGAGGCCACCTCCGCGCTGGACAGTGAGAGCGAGGCGCTGATCCAGGAGGGGCTGCGGCGGCTGCGAAAGGGGCGCACCTCGTTCGTGATCGCGCACCGTCTCTCCACCATCCGCAGCGCGGACCAGATCCTCGTGCTGGAGGCCGGCGAGGTGGTGGAGCGCGGCACGCACACCGAGCTGATGGCGCTGGGCGGCCGCTACCGCGACCTGCACGACCGGCAGTACGCCTGGGAGTCGGACCGCTTCGTGAACCCGGGCGAGGACTTCACGCCCGAGCCGGAGCTGCCCAAGGCCAAGGTGCGCGCGGCCGCGGCAAGCTGA
- a CDS encoding NYN domain-containing protein, producing MDRVAVFVDAGYLFAQGSSLLAGSKLARGEVVIDHAKVAEALTQFAERVCRLPLLRIYWYDGTSSGPTAQHIALAYLPGVKVRLGLVNSMGEQKGVDSLIVTDMITLAQNRAMAEAVLLSGDEDLRVGVQQAQELGVRVHLLGIKPSRGSQSVFLLQEADTTAEWSESDLSPFLSCNPRQPAAMFPGPQPGPSTDPLTEVVEGMANEVAEAELDGLVASIRATHQLPKQLDGRLLARSRTHLARDLTSAERREVRKGFLSACETRLAAIALAKVLPPE from the coding sequence ATGGATCGCGTGGCGGTGTTCGTCGATGCCGGATATCTCTTTGCCCAGGGCAGCAGCCTCCTTGCCGGCAGCAAGCTGGCTCGGGGCGAAGTCGTGATCGACCACGCGAAAGTCGCCGAAGCTCTCACTCAGTTCGCCGAGCGCGTCTGCCGTTTGCCGTTGCTGCGGATCTACTGGTACGATGGAACTTCCAGCGGACCGACAGCCCAGCACATTGCGCTCGCCTACCTCCCTGGAGTAAAGGTGCGTCTCGGCCTGGTGAACAGCATGGGCGAGCAGAAGGGCGTGGACTCGCTGATCGTCACCGACATGATCACCCTTGCCCAGAACCGCGCAATGGCCGAAGCCGTCCTGCTGTCCGGCGACGAAGACCTGCGAGTAGGCGTGCAACAGGCGCAGGAGCTTGGCGTCCGGGTGCACCTGCTGGGGATCAAGCCAAGCCGCGGAAGCCAGTCCGTGTTCCTGCTCCAGGAAGCCGACACCACGGCCGAGTGGAGCGAGTCGGACCTTTCCCCCTTCCTCTCCTGCAATCCACGCCAGCCAGCGGCAATGTTTCCAGGCCCGCAGCCCGGCCCCTCAACAGATCCGCTCACGGAAGTCGTGGAGGGGATGGCGAATGAGGTCGCCGAAGCCGAGCTCGATGGGCTCGTGGCAAGCATCCGCGCAACCCACCAGCTACCGAAGCAGCTCGACGGTCGTCTCCTGGCGCGGAGCCGCACTCACCTGGCCCGCGACCTTACTTCCGCTGAGCGGCGGGAAGTCCGCAAGGGATTCCTCTCAGCCTGCGAAACCCGTCTAGCGGCGATCGCTCTGGCCAAGGTGCTTCCGCCCGAGTAG
- a CDS encoding DinB family protein has product MTEATRPPLQKIALGDLETEIATTRRVLERVPEEHFDWKPHPKSMSLGGLATHIATIPFYGTAIIQGQEFDVTAPLPPNPPATTRDEILRRFDETVAAFRPLLEEADDLSLREPWTLRAGEHVVFTQPRIGVLRGMVVSHMVHHRGQLSVYLRLLDVPVPSIYGPSADEPWS; this is encoded by the coding sequence ATGACCGAAGCCACCCGCCCCCCTCTGCAGAAGATCGCCCTGGGCGACCTCGAGACCGAGATCGCCACCACGCGCCGCGTGCTGGAGCGCGTCCCTGAAGAGCACTTCGATTGGAAGCCGCACCCGAAGTCGATGTCGCTGGGCGGGCTCGCCACGCACATCGCCACGATCCCGTTCTACGGGACGGCGATCATACAGGGGCAGGAGTTCGACGTCACCGCCCCGCTGCCGCCCAACCCGCCGGCGACCACGCGTGACGAGATCCTGCGACGCTTCGACGAAACGGTGGCGGCCTTTCGCCCGCTGCTGGAGGAGGCGGACGACCTGTCGCTGCGCGAGCCCTGGACGCTGCGCGCGGGCGAGCACGTGGTCTTCACGCAGCCGCGCATCGGCGTGCTGCGCGGGATGGTGGTGAGCCACATGGTGCACCACCGCGGGCAGCTCAGCGTGTACCTGCGGCTGCTGGACGTTCCGGTGCCGTCGATCTACGGTCCCAGCGCCGACGAGCCCTGGTCCTGA
- a CDS encoding MOSC domain-containing protein, producing the protein MRDGMVIAVSCGPEHSFSKPNQECIRLLAGLGVEGDAHQGVTVQHLSRVARDPTQPNLRQLHLIHAELHDELREAGFTVQPGEMGENVTTRGVDLLALPVGTRLHLGGGAVVEVTGLRNPCYQLDRFQPGLMSAVLARDADGNLVRKAGIMGVIVADGEVRPGDGIRVELPPEPHHPLAPV; encoded by the coding sequence GTGCGCGACGGGATGGTCATCGCGGTCAGTTGCGGCCCCGAGCACTCGTTCAGCAAGCCGAACCAGGAGTGCATCCGCCTCCTGGCCGGCCTGGGCGTGGAGGGCGACGCGCACCAGGGCGTCACCGTGCAGCACCTCTCACGCGTGGCGCGCGACCCCACGCAGCCCAACCTGCGCCAGCTGCACCTGATCCACGCCGAACTGCATGACGAGCTGCGGGAGGCCGGCTTCACCGTGCAGCCGGGCGAGATGGGCGAGAACGTGACCACCCGCGGCGTCGACCTGCTGGCGCTTCCGGTGGGCACGCGGCTGCACCTGGGCGGCGGTGCCGTCGTGGAAGTCACCGGCCTCCGCAACCCATGTTATCAGCTCGATCGCTTCCAGCCCGGCCTGATGTCCGCCGTCCTCGCCCGTGACGCCGACGGCAACCTGGTGCGCAAGGCGGGCATCATGGGCGTGATCGTCGCGGACGGCGAGGTGCGCCCGGGCGACGGCATCCGCGTGGAGCTCCCTCCCGAGCCGCACCACCCCCTCGCGCCGGTCTGA
- a CDS encoding DUF2059 domain-containing protein produces the protein MRRTVFALGLALALATPAAAQRDTVPARTFTPSHLAVARELLQEIQIQKLSMAGVEAMFAEQIRTNPEMGRYREAMIGWARDIFSSEEATNAFAALYAEAFNEEDLRALTAFYRTPLGQRVAAIQPVMATRGAELGRRLAERKQADLIARLQQVDSKRTNP, from the coding sequence ATGCGCCGCACCGTATTCGCACTCGGACTCGCCCTCGCGCTCGCCACCCCCGCGGCGGCGCAGCGCGACACGGTCCCAGCACGCACCTTCACGCCCTCGCACCTGGCGGTGGCGCGGGAGCTTCTGCAGGAGATCCAGATCCAGAAGCTCTCCATGGCGGGCGTGGAGGCCATGTTCGCCGAGCAGATCCGCACGAACCCGGAGATGGGCCGCTACCGCGAGGCCATGATCGGCTGGGCACGTGACATCTTCTCCAGCGAGGAGGCGACCAACGCCTTCGCGGCGCTCTACGCCGAAGCGTTCAACGAAGAAGACCTCCGCGCGCTGACCGCCTTCTACCGGACGCCGCTCGGGCAGCGGGTGGCGGCGATTCAGCCCGTGATGGCCACACGTGGCGCCGAGCTGGGCCGCCGCCTCGCAGAGAGGAAGCAGGCCGACCTCATCGCCCGCCTTCAGCAGGTGGACAGCAAGCGCACCAACCCCTGA
- a CDS encoding DNA topology modulation protein, producing the protein MRRVIVIGSGGAGKSTLARRLGEATGLPVHHLDVLYWKPGWVPTPDAEWDATIAGLAARPAWIMDGNYGRTMDQRLAACDTVVFMDLPRTVCLARVLRRWLRFRGRARPDLDPGCPEQMTWEFARWVWRYPRDRRPGVLRRLAALGPDKRVVHLRSRREADRFLAGVQASGGR; encoded by the coding sequence ATGCGGCGCGTGATCGTGATCGGCTCCGGGGGCGCGGGTAAGAGCACGCTCGCCAGGCGGCTGGGCGAGGCCACGGGGCTCCCGGTGCACCACCTGGATGTGCTCTACTGGAAGCCCGGCTGGGTGCCCACGCCCGACGCCGAGTGGGACGCGACGATCGCGGGGCTGGCGGCACGGCCGGCGTGGATCATGGACGGCAACTACGGCCGCACGATGGACCAGAGGCTGGCCGCGTGCGACACGGTGGTCTTCATGGACCTGCCGCGGACGGTGTGCCTGGCGCGCGTGCTGCGGCGCTGGCTGCGCTTCCGGGGGCGCGCGCGGCCGGACCTGGACCCCGGCTGCCCCGAGCAGATGACGTGGGAGTTCGCGCGCTGGGTGTGGCGCTACCCGCGCGACCGGCGCCCCGGCGTCCTCCGACGCCTGGCGGCGCTCGGCCCGGACAAGCGGGTCGTCCACCTTCGCTCGCGGCGAGAGGCCGACCGGTTCCTCGCCGGCGTACAGGCGAGCGGCGGACGATGA
- a CDS encoding nuclear transport factor 2 family protein, producing MRPIRLMFAVMLATAAYVGTAAAQAATPEQEVKAAVERLFNGMRAADSAAVHAVFHPQARLQTTAVRQGEPVLRTDSIEAFLRAVGTPHTQTWDERVSNLEIRTDGDLATAWMDYAFYLDGRFSHCGVNALQLFRTKDKGWQIIQIIDTRRRECPRIPGARPAP from the coding sequence ATGCGTCCCATCCGCTTGATGTTCGCCGTAATGCTCGCTACCGCCGCCTACGTGGGTACCGCCGCCGCGCAGGCCGCCACGCCGGAGCAGGAGGTGAAGGCGGCGGTGGAGCGGCTCTTCAACGGGATGCGGGCCGCGGACAGTGCGGCGGTGCACGCCGTCTTCCATCCGCAGGCGCGGCTGCAGACGACTGCCGTGCGCCAGGGCGAGCCGGTGCTGCGCACGGACAGCATCGAGGCGTTCCTGCGCGCGGTCGGCACGCCGCACACGCAGACGTGGGACGAGCGCGTCTCCAACCTCGAGATCCGCACGGACGGCGACCTGGCCACCGCCTGGATGGACTACGCGTTCTACCTGGACGGGAGGTTCAGCCACTGCGGGGTGAACGCGCTGCAGCTCTTTCGCACGAAGGACAAAGGGTGGCAGATCATCCAGATCATCGACACGCGCCGCCGCGAGTGCCCGCGCATCCCCGGCGCGCGCCCCGCGCCCTGA